A genomic window from Gemmatimonadaceae bacterium includes:
- a CDS encoding NAD(+)/NADH kinase has product MRLGVVGHRDYEGLDTILGFLAREASSQGFTLAYEADLAALAPKGARLGHPSQVDALITLGGDGTLIRAARFLGGAAVPIFGVNLGKLGFLTTCQAEEFPDQFLRFLRGEHNVQRRMALEARTWTPDGKLGIQLRALNDVVVHKAGYARVLRMRLSADDQPIARLAADGIVIATPTGSTAYSLSAGGPVVVPTIDSLLLTPVAAHTLAIRPTILPPEVTVHVAMEDEDDEVLLTADGQVGIAIPPGQRLTVARSRHPVLLVRFSDVTFFTRLRNKLGWGGGPLRDA; this is encoded by the coding sequence ATGCGACTCGGCGTCGTCGGGCATCGGGACTACGAGGGACTCGATACCATCCTCGGGTTCCTCGCCCGCGAGGCGTCGTCGCAGGGATTCACGTTGGCCTACGAGGCCGACCTCGCGGCGCTGGCACCGAAGGGCGCCCGGCTCGGGCACCCGAGCCAGGTCGACGCGCTCATCACGCTCGGCGGCGACGGCACGCTGATCCGCGCCGCGCGCTTCCTGGGCGGCGCGGCGGTGCCGATCTTCGGCGTCAACCTGGGCAAGCTCGGCTTCCTCACCACCTGCCAAGCCGAGGAGTTCCCCGACCAGTTCCTGCGCTTCCTGCGCGGGGAGCACAACGTGCAGCGCCGGATGGCGCTCGAGGCGCGCACCTGGACGCCCGACGGCAAGCTCGGGATCCAACTGCGCGCACTCAACGACGTAGTCGTGCACAAGGCGGGCTACGCGCGCGTCCTGCGGATGCGCCTCTCCGCCGACGACCAACCGATCGCGCGCCTCGCGGCCGACGGCATCGTCATCGCGACGCCGACGGGATCCACCGCGTACTCGCTCTCGGCCGGTGGGCCGGTGGTCGTGCCGACGATCGATTCGCTGCTCCTCACGCCGGTGGCGGCGCACACGCTGGCCATCCGCCCCACCATCCTGCCACCGGAAGTCACGGTGCACGTGGCGATGGAGGACGAGGACGACGAAGTGCTGCTCACGGCCGACGGCCAGGTCGGCATCGCCATTCCGCCGGGGCAGCGCCTCACCGTCGCGCGGAGCCGTCACCCGGTGCTGCTCGTGCGCTTCAGCGACGTCACGTTCTTCACGCGCCTGCGCAACAAGCTCGGGTGGGGCGGCGGCCCGCTCCGCGACGCCTGA
- the recN gene encoding DNA repair protein RecN — translation MLTELRIRNLAIIEAVTLPLAPGFNVLSGETGAGKSIIVGALGLLIGERASSDLVRSGAEKATVEGVFDLHDRRDLLAMLDARGVECEDGILVLKREVAAGAGRARAWVNGSPVTAGVLADVGRALVNLHGQHEAQALLEADAQRHILDAFGESEREVAAVADAWRDAEQARQAVDSLRARRDEATKRADWLAHVAKDIGEAQLQDGETERLDDEARRLTHAEELQQLVAELTTTLDSDGVAMQALGHLQKPLAALQKIDPGTARLQELYDNAWYALEELAREAEAYAGGVEHDPARLDEVERRRDLLFRLMKKYGGSLEAVLRTGREARTELDLLDTASLDLRGLEQRVTDAEAALQRASAALSAKRKKAAEALAKAVEARLPDLGMPDGRFSVQLTTRAEPGSHGAEDVEFRVALNLGHEARPLARVASGGELARVMLALKTILARLDNVPTLIFDEVDAGIGGRTGLMVGDAMRDVAAHHQVFAITHLPQIAARAHHHIVVQKAAKGGVTTSDVGVVVEAARVDEVARMLGGDAESVTSREHARELLAVAAATGSARPARAAAQRPKRRV, via the coding sequence GTGCTCACCGAACTGCGGATCCGCAACCTCGCCATCATCGAGGCGGTGACGCTACCCCTCGCGCCGGGCTTCAACGTGCTCAGCGGCGAGACCGGAGCGGGCAAGAGCATCATCGTCGGCGCGCTGGGCCTGCTCATCGGTGAGCGCGCCTCGAGCGACCTCGTGCGCAGCGGGGCGGAGAAGGCCACCGTCGAAGGCGTCTTCGACCTGCACGACCGCAGGGACCTGCTCGCGATGCTCGACGCGCGCGGCGTGGAATGCGAGGATGGCATCCTCGTGCTGAAGCGCGAGGTGGCCGCAGGCGCAGGCCGCGCCCGCGCGTGGGTGAACGGTTCGCCGGTCACGGCAGGCGTGCTGGCGGACGTCGGCCGCGCTCTGGTGAATCTGCACGGGCAGCACGAGGCGCAGGCCCTGCTCGAAGCCGACGCGCAGCGCCACATCCTCGATGCCTTCGGCGAGTCCGAGCGCGAAGTGGCTGCCGTGGCGGACGCCTGGCGCGACGCCGAGCAGGCGCGCCAGGCGGTGGACTCGCTGCGCGCGCGGCGTGACGAAGCCACCAAGCGTGCCGACTGGCTGGCGCACGTGGCCAAGGACATCGGCGAGGCCCAGTTGCAGGACGGCGAGACGGAGCGCCTCGACGACGAAGCGCGCCGCCTCACGCACGCCGAGGAGCTGCAGCAGCTGGTGGCCGAGCTGACGACTACGCTTGATAGTGACGGCGTCGCGATGCAGGCCCTCGGTCACCTGCAGAAGCCGCTGGCTGCGCTGCAGAAGATCGACCCCGGCACGGCGCGCCTGCAGGAACTCTACGACAACGCCTGGTACGCGCTCGAGGAACTGGCGCGCGAGGCCGAGGCCTACGCCGGTGGCGTGGAGCACGACCCGGCGCGGCTCGATGAAGTCGAGCGGCGCCGCGACTTGCTGTTCCGGCTGATGAAGAAGTACGGCGGCTCGCTGGAGGCCGTGCTGCGCACCGGACGCGAGGCGCGTACGGAGCTCGACCTGCTCGACACCGCATCGCTGGACCTGCGCGGCCTCGAGCAGCGGGTGACCGACGCGGAGGCGGCGCTGCAGCGCGCGTCGGCCGCACTCTCGGCAAAGCGCAAGAAGGCGGCCGAGGCGCTGGCGAAGGCGGTGGAGGCGCGGCTGCCCGACCTCGGGATGCCAGACGGCCGCTTCAGCGTGCAGCTTACGACGCGAGCCGAACCCGGGTCGCACGGGGCGGAGGACGTGGAGTTCCGCGTTGCGCTCAACCTGGGGCACGAGGCGCGCCCGCTGGCGCGCGTGGCGTCAGGCGGCGAGCTCGCCCGCGTGATGCTGGCGCTCAAGACCATCCTCGCGCGGCTCGACAACGTGCCGACGCTGATCTTCGACGAAGTGGACGCCGGCATCGGCGGGCGCACGGGCTTGATGGTCGGCGACGCGATGCGCGACGTGGCAGCGCACCATCAAGTCTTCGCCATCACCCACCTGCCGCAGATCGCGGCGCGGGCGCACCATCACATCGTCGTGCAGAAGGCCGCCAAGGGTGGCGTGACCACATCCGACGTGGGCGTGGTGGTGGAAGCGGCGCGTGTGGATGAAGTCGCGCGGATGCTCGGCGGCGATGCCGAGAGCGTGACGAGCCGCGAGCACGCGCGGGAATTGCTGGCCGTGGCCGCCGCCACCGGCTCCGCGCGCCCGGCGCGCGCGGCCGCTCAGCGCCCGAAGAGACGCGTGTAG
- the xseA gene encoding exodeoxyribonuclease VII large subunit, whose product MTHPGATAAEALSVLELTSAAKDLIEGGFPRLWIRGEVSGFKSYSSGHWYFTLKDADASVSAVVWKGASYKIPAKPRDGDQVTAFGQLTVYPARGAMQFVVSQMLADGEGLWQRQFDETKKKLEAEGLLDPARKRALPRMPRTVAVITSSEGAALRDVISVIGRRHPGVHVTVIPALVQGEGSVESIVAALERLGRWVASNQAVDGIPVPDVVIVGRGGGSREDLWSFNDERVARAIAACPIPTISAVGHETDLSIADLVADLRAATPSVAAEHAVPLLAELRDLVQQLAGMMADGLQDRVEVGRRELQRCGEGLAQRAQLVSERRRARTERIAQRLAQAAPRAVERRRAALARLGAGLEARSPLAVFQRGFAVARDDSGATLATRAAFVPGRAFELLVQDGRIRATTDAVHADAPHLRTDP is encoded by the coding sequence GTGACGCACCCCGGCGCCACCGCCGCGGAGGCCCTGTCCGTCCTCGAGCTCACGAGTGCGGCCAAGGACCTCATCGAGGGCGGGTTTCCGCGCCTGTGGATCCGCGGCGAGGTGTCGGGCTTCAAGAGTTATTCCAGCGGCCACTGGTACTTCACGCTCAAGGACGCCGACGCGTCGGTGAGCGCGGTGGTGTGGAAGGGCGCGTCGTACAAGATCCCCGCCAAGCCGCGCGACGGCGACCAAGTCACGGCCTTTGGCCAGCTCACGGTGTATCCGGCGCGCGGGGCGATGCAGTTCGTGGTTTCGCAGATGCTGGCCGACGGCGAGGGCCTGTGGCAGCGGCAGTTCGACGAGACCAAGAAGAAGCTCGAGGCCGAGGGCTTGTTGGATCCGGCGCGCAAGCGCGCGCTGCCGCGGATGCCGCGCACGGTGGCGGTCATCACCTCCAGCGAGGGTGCAGCGCTGCGCGACGTGATCTCGGTGATCGGGCGCCGGCATCCCGGCGTGCACGTGACCGTGATCCCGGCGCTGGTGCAGGGCGAAGGCTCGGTGGAGTCCATCGTGGCGGCGCTCGAGCGCCTGGGGCGCTGGGTGGCCAGCAATCAGGCCGTGGACGGCATCCCGGTGCCCGACGTGGTGATCGTGGGGCGCGGCGGCGGCTCGCGCGAGGATCTCTGGTCATTCAACGACGAGCGCGTGGCGCGCGCCATCGCGGCCTGCCCGATCCCGACGATCTCGGCCGTGGGCCACGAGACGGACCTGAGCATCGCCGACTTGGTGGCCGACCTGCGCGCGGCCACGCCGTCGGTGGCGGCCGAGCACGCGGTGCCGCTGCTCGCCGAGTTGCGCGACCTGGTGCAGCAGTTGGCCGGGATGATGGCCGACGGGCTGCAGGACCGCGTGGAAGTCGGGCGGCGCGAGCTGCAGCGGTGCGGCGAGGGGCTGGCGCAGCGCGCGCAGTTGGTGAGCGAGCGCCGGCGAGCCCGCACCGAACGCATCGCGCAGCGCCTGGCGCAGGCGGCGCCGCGGGCGGTGGAACGTCGCCGCGCCGCGCTCGCGCGGCTGGGCGCGGGGCTCGAGGCACGCTCGCCGCTGGCGGTGTTCCAGCGGGGATTCGCCGTCGCCCGCGACGATTCGGGTGCAACTCTCGCGACCCGTGCCGCGTTCGTCCCCGGACGAGCCTTTGAACTGCTGGTGCAGGACGGCCGCATCCGTGCGACGACGGACGCGGTGCACGCCGATGCCCCCCATCTGCGGACGGACCCGTGA
- the rny gene encoding ribonuclease Y produces MTVPLYVTIALGVLLAVGLPIVWVQGKKSGRAAEDAARRAAGEAADQIAKKIVAEAEREADAARKQAVLSGKEEVMKVREAWEQEARNRRVEIEKEEKRVAEREQQADKKFEVVDGKEKEVARRASEVGRREKQLEERQAELDQLIGEERRRLEQLAGLSASEAKAELIRRLEEEAQADSANRIREIRDSAKRNADREAKKIVALAVQRIAAEHTAEITASAVALPKDDMKGRIIGREGRNIRAFELATGVDVIIDDTPDTVVVSCFDPVRREVARLALEKLVADGRIHPGRIEEVVEKAKKEVDAGIVETGEQAAYEVGVHGLHPELIKLIGRMKWRTSYGQNILGHSKEVAFLAGMMAAELGLDVAMAKRGALLHDVGKVLTHEHEGTHVQLGVEVATKYGENPMVINCIAAHHDDVPHESEVSVLVQAADAISGSRPGARREAFETYVKRLEGLEKIAASYKGVDRVFAIQAGREVRVIVDPENVDDARMDSLTEEIARRVESELQYPGQIKVVAIREKRSTNIAR; encoded by the coding sequence ATGACCGTGCCGTTGTACGTGACGATCGCCCTGGGCGTGTTGTTGGCCGTCGGGTTGCCGATCGTGTGGGTGCAGGGGAAGAAGTCTGGGCGCGCTGCCGAGGACGCCGCCCGCCGCGCCGCTGGCGAAGCCGCCGACCAAATCGCCAAGAAGATCGTCGCTGAGGCTGAGCGCGAGGCGGATGCCGCCCGCAAGCAGGCCGTCCTCTCCGGCAAGGAAGAGGTGATGAAGGTGCGCGAGGCCTGGGAACAGGAGGCCCGCAACCGGCGCGTCGAGATCGAGAAGGAAGAGAAGCGCGTCGCCGAGCGCGAACAGCAGGCGGACAAGAAGTTCGAGGTGGTCGACGGCAAGGAGAAGGAAGTCGCCCGCCGCGCCTCGGAAGTCGGCCGCCGCGAGAAGCAGCTCGAGGAGCGCCAGGCCGAGCTCGACCAGCTGATCGGCGAGGAACGCCGCCGGTTGGAGCAGTTGGCCGGCCTTTCGGCCAGCGAGGCCAAGGCCGAGCTGATCCGTCGCCTCGAGGAAGAAGCGCAGGCGGATTCCGCCAACCGCATCCGCGAGATCCGCGACAGCGCCAAGCGCAACGCCGACCGCGAGGCCAAGAAGATCGTGGCCCTCGCCGTGCAGCGCATCGCCGCCGAGCACACGGCCGAGATCACCGCCAGCGCCGTGGCGCTGCCGAAGGACGATATGAAGGGCCGCATCATCGGCCGCGAAGGGCGCAACATCCGCGCCTTCGAACTGGCCACGGGCGTGGACGTCATCATCGACGACACGCCGGATACGGTCGTCGTGAGCTGCTTTGACCCGGTGCGCCGCGAAGTCGCGCGCCTGGCGCTGGAAAAGCTGGTCGCCGACGGCCGCATCCACCCGGGCCGCATCGAGGAAGTCGTCGAGAAGGCGAAGAAGGAAGTGGACGCCGGCATCGTCGAGACGGGCGAGCAGGCGGCCTACGAGGTGGGCGTGCACGGCCTGCACCCGGAGCTGATCAAGCTCATCGGCCGGATGAAGTGGCGCACGAGCTATGGCCAGAACATCCTCGGGCACAGCAAGGAAGTGGCCTTCCTCGCCGGGATGATGGCGGCCGAGCTCGGCCTCGACGTGGCGATGGCCAAGCGCGGCGCGCTGCTGCACGACGTGGGCAAGGTGCTCACGCACGAGCACGAGGGCACGCACGTGCAACTGGGCGTGGAGGTGGCGACCAAGTACGGGGAGAACCCGATGGTCATCAACTGCATCGCCGCGCATCACGACGACGTGCCGCACGAGAGCGAGGTGTCGGTGCTGGTGCAGGCGGCCGACGCCATCAGCGGGTCGCGCCCCGGGGCGCGCCGCGAAGCCTTCGAGACCTACGTGAAGCGCCTGGAAGGGCTGGAGAAGATCGCGGCGAGCTACAAGGGCGTGGACCGCGTGTTTGCGATTCAGGCCGGCCGCGAGGTCCGCGTCATCGTGGACCCCGAGAACGTGGACGATGCCCGGATGGATTCACTCACCGAAGAGATCGCGCGCCGCGTCGAGTCCGAGCTGCAGTATCCTGGACAGATCAAGGTCGTGGCGATCCGCGAGAAGAGGAGCACCAACATTGCCCGCTGA
- the folD gene encoding bifunctional methylenetetrahydrofolate dehydrogenase/methenyltetrahydrofolate cyclohydrolase FolD: MPAERIDGVAIAAKVRAKVAEDAAALKAKGVTPGLTVVLVGDDPASAFYVGAKEKACKEAGMNGETIRMPASTPEAELLAVIDRLNADPAVHGILVQMPVPKHMDPQKVIRRINPMKDVDGFHPVNAGKVLIGDADGFAPCTPAGVQVMLNEAGVETSGKEAVILGRSTIVGKPMAALLIQSGKGADCTVTVCHSRTKNLAEHTRRADILIAAIGKPEMVTADMVKPGAVVIDVGINRVDDPSAKKGYRIVGDVKFDEVAEKASKITPVPGGVGPMTIAMLLANTVRAATLSLEGAR; encoded by the coding sequence TTGCCCGCTGAACGCATCGATGGCGTCGCCATCGCCGCCAAGGTCCGCGCCAAGGTCGCCGAGGACGCCGCCGCCCTGAAGGCCAAGGGTGTCACGCCAGGCCTCACCGTCGTGCTCGTCGGCGACGATCCGGCTTCCGCCTTTTACGTGGGCGCCAAGGAGAAGGCCTGCAAGGAGGCAGGGATGAACGGCGAGACCATCCGGATGCCGGCGTCCACGCCGGAAGCCGAGCTGCTCGCCGTCATCGACCGCCTCAACGCGGACCCGGCCGTGCACGGCATCCTCGTGCAGATGCCGGTGCCCAAGCATATGGATCCGCAGAAGGTGATCCGCCGCATCAACCCGATGAAGGACGTGGACGGCTTTCATCCGGTGAACGCGGGCAAGGTGCTGATCGGCGACGCTGATGGCTTTGCGCCCTGCACGCCGGCGGGCGTGCAGGTGATGCTGAACGAGGCCGGCGTCGAGACCAGCGGCAAGGAAGCCGTGATCCTCGGCCGCAGCACGATCGTCGGCAAGCCGATGGCGGCGTTGCTCATCCAGAGCGGCAAGGGCGCCGACTGCACGGTGACAGTGTGCCACTCGCGCACCAAGAACCTGGCCGAGCACACGCGCCGTGCGGACATCCTCATCGCGGCGATCGGCAAGCCGGAGATGGTGACGGCCGATATGGTCAAGCCGGGCGCGGTGGTGATCGACGTGGGCATCAATCGCGTCGACGATCCGTCGGCCAAGAAGGGCTACCGCATCGTGGGCGACGTGAAGTTCGACGAAGTCGCCGAGAAGGCCTCGAAGATCACGCCGGTGCCGGGCGGGGTGGGGCCGATGACCATCGCGATGCTGCTGGCCAACACCGTGCGCGCCGCGACGCTCTCGCTCGAGGGCGCGCGCTGA
- a CDS encoding polyprenyl synthetase family protein has product MSAGVTPIDFASDRAAVARALEALAARYLGGKDGAVADAIRYALQGEGKRLRAVLVMASHRAAGGTLDVSGLAAAIEVVHAYSLVHDDLPCMDDDDRRRGRPTVHKVFGVPAATCAGMAMVPLAARAAMDAAMAIGLRPEQGGEIVRVLMRASGATGMIGGQLLDLEGEGSALDLAQLERIHRSKTGALIQAAMTIGGVAAGASRALLGVFATYGASVGLAFQIADDVLDITATTDQLGKTAGKDVAYQKSTYPALLGVAGAKARAEALVQEACKGLQDHGALTPELEFLARFIVARRS; this is encoded by the coding sequence ATGAGCGCTGGTGTCACCCCGATCGACTTCGCCTCCGACCGTGCCGCGGTGGCGCGGGCGTTGGAGGCGTTGGCCGCACGGTACCTTGGCGGCAAGGACGGCGCCGTCGCCGATGCCATCCGCTACGCCTTGCAGGGCGAGGGCAAGCGCCTGCGCGCGGTCTTGGTGATGGCCTCGCACCGCGCCGCGGGCGGGACGCTCGACGTGAGCGGCCTCGCCGCGGCCATCGAGGTGGTGCACGCGTACTCGCTGGTGCACGACGACCTGCCGTGTATGGACGACGACGATAGGCGTCGCGGCCGCCCGACGGTGCACAAGGTCTTCGGCGTTCCTGCCGCCACCTGCGCCGGGATGGCGATGGTGCCGCTGGCGGCGCGCGCGGCGATGGACGCCGCGATGGCCATCGGCCTGCGGCCCGAGCAGGGCGGTGAGATCGTGCGGGTGCTGATGCGCGCCTCTGGGGCCACCGGGATGATCGGCGGCCAACTGCTGGACCTCGAGGGTGAGGGCAGCGCGCTGGACCTGGCCCAATTGGAGCGCATTCACCGCTCCAAGACCGGCGCCCTCATCCAAGCTGCGATGACCATCGGCGGCGTGGCGGCCGGCGCATCGCGGGCGCTGCTCGGTGTCTTCGCCACCTATGGGGCGTCGGTGGGCCTGGCGTTCCAGATCGCCGACGACGTCCTCGACATCACGGCCACCACCGACCAGCTGGGCAAGACGGCCGGCAAGGACGTGGCCTACCAGAAGAGCACCTACCCGGCGCTCCTCGGCGTGGCGGGAGCCAAGGCGAGGGCGGAGGCGTTGGTCCAGGAGGCCTGCAAGGGCCTGCAGGACCACGGCGCCCTGACGCCCGAGCTGGAGTTCCTCGCCCGCTTCATCGTCGCCCGACGCTCCTGA
- the dxs gene encoding 1-deoxy-D-xylulose-5-phosphate synthase — MSLLDRVQDPADLRRMTPAELTTLAQELREFLISTCSVTGGHIGAGLGVVELTIALHTAFNTPDDKLVWDVGHQGYPHKVLTGRKDRMHTLRQEGGLSGFLKRSESEYDTFGAGHAATSISAALGMAAARDLKGGENKVVAVIGDGSLGSGLAYEALNNAGHSDRDFVVVLNDNEMSIAPNVGAMHKYLTQVQRNPIYNRLRSKIGDIVDHAPGPFKDAGSLLRRWEESVKAFLTPGVLFEELGFRYFGPIDGHDIPQLIETFKAVREFKGPRLVHVITSKGKGFPAGEHGEKWHALPPGHDPQTGKQLKAAAGNPNYTAVYGKALSELFEEYPSAIAITAAMPSGTGTGTVAKAHPTRFFDVGIAEGHGVTFAAGMAAEGIKPVVTIYSTFLQRGYDNIIHDVAIQSLPVMFCMDRAGLVGEDGETHAGLYDIAYMLAVPHMVVTAPKDGTEFVSLLRSGLAHTDGPFCVRYPRDVSPDVPVHAREIPAAPLGTWEVLRKGEEFAILAVGTMVQESLKAAETLAAEGLSVSVVNCRYLKPYDRTTLTALLATHQQLLVVEEGTVVNGFGAYMASVVSAMDPSVRVHAHGVPDRIIYAASRAKQLAQVGLDAAGIAARVRALHESGALAG, encoded by the coding sequence ATGAGCCTTCTGGACCGCGTGCAGGACCCCGCTGACCTCCGGCGGATGACCCCTGCGGAACTCACGACGCTCGCGCAGGAATTGCGCGAGTTCCTGATTTCGACCTGCTCGGTCACGGGCGGGCACATCGGGGCGGGGCTGGGCGTCGTCGAACTCACCATCGCGCTGCACACCGCCTTCAACACGCCGGACGACAAGCTGGTCTGGGACGTGGGGCACCAAGGCTACCCGCACAAGGTGCTGACCGGTCGCAAGGACCGGATGCACACGCTGCGTCAGGAGGGCGGGCTCTCCGGCTTCCTCAAGCGCAGCGAGAGCGAGTACGACACCTTCGGCGCCGGCCACGCGGCCACGTCGATCTCGGCCGCGCTCGGGATGGCCGCCGCGCGCGACCTCAAGGGCGGTGAGAACAAGGTCGTCGCCGTCATCGGCGACGGCTCGCTGGGGTCGGGGCTGGCCTACGAGGCCCTCAACAATGCCGGGCACTCGGACCGCGACTTCGTGGTCGTGCTCAACGACAACGAGATGAGCATCGCGCCCAACGTCGGCGCGATGCACAAGTACCTGACGCAGGTGCAGCGCAACCCGATCTACAACCGTCTGCGCAGCAAGATCGGCGACATCGTGGACCACGCGCCGGGTCCGTTCAAGGACGCCGGTTCGCTGCTGCGCCGTTGGGAAGAGTCGGTGAAGGCCTTCCTCACGCCGGGCGTGCTCTTCGAGGAACTCGGCTTCCGCTACTTCGGGCCCATCGACGGCCACGACATCCCGCAGCTGATCGAGACCTTCAAGGCGGTGCGCGAGTTCAAGGGCCCGCGCCTCGTGCACGTGATCACCAGCAAGGGCAAGGGATTCCCGGCAGGTGAGCACGGCGAGAAGTGGCACGCGCTGCCGCCCGGCCACGACCCGCAGACGGGCAAGCAGCTGAAGGCGGCCGCCGGCAATCCGAACTACACGGCCGTCTACGGCAAGGCGCTGAGCGAGCTCTTCGAGGAGTATCCCTCGGCCATCGCCATCACGGCGGCGATGCCCAGCGGCACTGGCACCGGCACGGTGGCCAAGGCGCACCCGACGAGGTTCTTTGACGTCGGCATCGCCGAGGGCCACGGCGTGACCTTCGCCGCCGGGATGGCGGCCGAGGGCATCAAGCCGGTGGTCACCATCTATTCGACGTTCCTGCAGCGCGGCTACGACAACATCATCCACGACGTGGCGATTCAGTCGCTGCCGGTGATGTTCTGTATGGACCGCGCCGGTCTCGTCGGTGAGGACGGCGAGACGCACGCCGGGCTGTATGACATCGCGTATATGCTGGCGGTGCCGCATATGGTGGTGACGGCACCGAAGGACGGCACCGAGTTCGTCTCGCTGCTGCGCAGCGGCCTCGCGCACACGGACGGTCCGTTCTGCGTGCGCTACCCGCGCGACGTCTCGCCGGACGTGCCGGTGCACGCTCGCGAGATCCCGGCGGCGCCGCTGGGGACCTGGGAAGTGCTCCGCAAGGGCGAGGAGTTCGCCATCCTTGCTGTCGGCACGATGGTGCAGGAGTCACTCAAGGCCGCTGAGACGCTGGCCGCCGAGGGCTTGTCGGTCAGCGTGGTCAACTGCCGCTACCTCAAGCCCTACGACCGCACCACGCTCACGGCGCTGCTCGCCACGCACCAGCAATTGCTGGTGGTGGAGGAGGGCACGGTGGTGAACGGCTTCGGCGCGTATATGGCATCGGTCGTGAGCGCGATGGATCCGTCGGTGCGCGTGCACGCGCACGGCGTGCCGGACCGCATCATCTACGCGGCCTCGCGCGCCAAGCAGTTGGCGCAGGTGGGGCTGGACGCCGCGGGCATCGCGGCGCGCGTGCGCGCGCTGCACGAATCCGGCGCGCTGGCGGGGTGA
- the xseB gene encoding exodeoxyribonuclease VII small subunit, which produces MTFEQSLARLEQIAAALDRDDLPLEDALKLFEEGITRLREASAALADAEGKVRTLIEQADGVFGTKE; this is translated from the coding sequence GTGACCTTCGAACAATCCCTCGCGCGGCTTGAGCAGATTGCCGCCGCGCTCGACCGCGACGACCTGCCGCTCGAAGACGCGCTCAAGCTCTTCGAGGAGGGCATCACGCGCCTGCGGGAGGCCAGCGCAGCGCTGGCCGACGCCGAGGGCAAGGTGCGCACCTTGATCGAACAGGCCGACGGCGTGTTCGGGACCAAGGAATGA
- a CDS encoding alanine--glyoxylate aminotransferase family protein — translation MPTIANGSFFLPGPTEVRPEVLQAMCRPMVSHRSEEFIALYARLSAALQLAFRTARPVYSVSASATAMMEMAIRGAPEGPVLSLVNGAFAERFARVAQRCGRRARIVSVPWGETHPLALVKQHLAETPYAAMTLVHSETSAGSLADLRSLTELAHRYGVMVLADAVTSLGAAPIETDAWGVDFVFTGSQKALALPPGLAFGVASEAYILQAGVVPERGRYLDPVEYEESALRGGTPTTPAIPLFYAADEQLRAITAEGIEARWARHAAMQAATEQWVAARNAEGIGLAFQSPAGARSPSVSCLQLPPDREAAPVVAALKAKGFIIGRGYGPLQDSTIRIGHMGDHSVEGLQRCLDALTDVLRA, via the coding sequence GTGCCCACGATCGCGAACGGCTCGTTCTTCCTGCCCGGGCCCACGGAAGTGCGCCCGGAGGTGCTGCAGGCGATGTGCCGCCCGATGGTCTCGCACCGTAGCGAGGAGTTCATCGCCCTGTACGCGCGCCTGAGCGCGGCGCTGCAGTTGGCGTTCCGCACGGCGCGTCCCGTGTACTCGGTGAGCGCCTCGGCCACGGCGATGATGGAGATGGCGATCCGCGGCGCGCCCGAGGGCCCGGTCCTCTCCCTGGTCAACGGTGCCTTCGCCGAGCGCTTCGCGCGCGTGGCGCAGCGCTGTGGCCGCCGCGCGCGGATCGTCTCGGTGCCGTGGGGCGAGACGCATCCGCTGGCGCTGGTCAAGCAACACTTAGCCGAGACGCCGTACGCGGCGATGACGCTCGTGCATTCGGAGACCAGCGCCGGATCGCTTGCCGACCTCCGCTCGCTGACAGAACTGGCACACCGCTACGGCGTGATGGTGCTCGCCGATGCCGTGACGAGTCTCGGTGCCGCGCCGATCGAGACGGACGCCTGGGGCGTGGACTTCGTGTTCACCGGTTCGCAGAAGGCATTGGCGCTGCCGCCGGGACTGGCCTTCGGCGTGGCAAGCGAGGCGTACATCCTGCAGGCCGGCGTGGTGCCGGAGCGCGGGCGCTACCTCGATCCGGTGGAGTACGAGGAGTCTGCCTTGCGCGGCGGCACGCCAACGACGCCGGCGATTCCGCTCTTCTACGCGGCCGACGAGCAGTTGCGCGCCATCACCGCCGAAGGCATCGAGGCCCGCTGGGCGCGGCACGCGGCGATGCAGGCGGCCACCGAGCAGTGGGTCGCGGCACGGAACGCCGAGGGCATCGGCCTCGCGTTCCAATCACCCGCTGGCGCGCGCAGTCCGAGTGTGAGTTGCCTCCAACTGCCACCCGACCGCGAGGCCGCGCCGGTGGTGGCGGCACTCAAGGCGAAGGGCTTCATCATCGGTCGCGGCTACGGCCCGCTCCAGGACTCCACGATCCGCATCGGGCATATGGGCGACCACTCGGTGGAGGGCCTCCAGCGCTGCCTCGATGCGCTGACGGACGTGCTTAGGGCCTGA